A window of Halomonas sp. H10-9-1 contains these coding sequences:
- a CDS encoding AAA family ATPase, which produces MRILALRLENLASLPGPLELDFTAAPLSDAGLFAITGPTGAGKSTLLDALCLALYGGTPRLRQAPARDSQVDDTPDSTLTTSDPRTLLRRGTASGYAEVDFVGRDGRRYRARWAVRRAREKVGGKLQKAEQSLTDLDDERLLTTQKREFDRLLPERLGLTFDQFTRAVLLAQSEFAAFLQADDNARSDLLERLTGTAEYSAISMAAYRRANDAKKAVEALEARLEGDRPAEPEARAELDQAAEATQQTLTDLQRQATSLQARCRWHDDDDRLHAAYRQGLTQQQNAEADWQALAQACADREWRRQIAPKRHALARHAALPDEIAGLEKRHAETTRALTDAEREQAEAREALDARERALAEAGEARREAEPALREARERATDLARLDHQLSQQEETQADRRQQRDQLEAEHRQARAEHQQRRQQLADWQATLRQLLGEHTELETARQACRSALDQAAQRQLALDELASRWRQYQRAMSHHRRLLKQVQQEEPRLAQLLEQGQQARRRLDDAKLRHDTVTAIIDRSRAVRSESVIALREALANDEPCPVCGGLEHPWRHHPPASPEADQLAAQQREEERQLQAAGEVLNQAQRERDRFFGEYSALDASLKQARREVQSAEQQHEEARESLEQHSLHAELGAIEPDHRDTWLAEQTELSKANRTHHEEALNRLNQAERQIEPLKRALQEDATRLARFETRHEGLEKELQALAEQLPPLRSRRDDLARALAARLGEHASPDAWQQHLDARQEQARQARDAAQARWHAAQQAQQRLVQGVEHEAERLEGLRRECDTLTHELADWRAAHPALTDATLSRLLAQSEEAARNEERRIEDADQARQRAAATLTERRDTLLRHRRGQGLIEETEEASREDDLDEALLSDAVAEALRRRREALEAAEAELTPRLEAAQKARDEAAFALSDDDRRRERHKAGQAELEAAQAEFRRWGQINELIGSADGKAFRRIAQAYNLEQLLEHANAHLSGLSRRYRLVRGGSPLGLLVVDIDMGDERRSVHSLSGGETFLVSLALALGLASMASGELTIESLFIDEGFGSLDPQSLALAMEALDGLQALGRRVGVISHVQEMHERIPVQIRVEPVGNGTSRAKLVSH; this is translated from the coding sequence ATGAGGATCCTCGCCCTGCGCCTGGAGAACCTGGCCTCGCTGCCCGGCCCGCTCGAGCTCGACTTCACCGCCGCGCCCTTGAGCGATGCCGGGCTCTTCGCCATCACCGGCCCCACCGGGGCCGGCAAGAGCACCCTGCTCGATGCGCTCTGCCTGGCGCTCTACGGCGGCACGCCGCGGCTGCGCCAGGCGCCGGCCCGGGACAGCCAGGTCGACGACACCCCCGATTCCACCCTGACCACCAGCGACCCGCGCACCCTGCTGCGCCGCGGCACCGCGAGCGGTTACGCCGAGGTCGACTTCGTGGGCCGCGACGGGCGCCGCTACCGCGCCCGCTGGGCGGTACGCCGCGCCCGGGAGAAGGTCGGCGGCAAGCTACAGAAGGCCGAACAGTCGCTCACCGACCTCGATGACGAGCGCCTGCTGACCACCCAGAAGCGCGAGTTCGACCGCCTGCTGCCGGAGCGCCTGGGGCTCACCTTCGACCAGTTCACCCGCGCCGTGCTGCTCGCCCAGAGCGAGTTCGCCGCTTTCCTCCAGGCCGACGACAACGCGCGCAGCGACCTGCTCGAGCGCCTCACCGGCACCGCCGAGTACTCGGCGATCTCCATGGCCGCCTACCGGCGCGCGAATGACGCCAAGAAGGCCGTGGAGGCGCTGGAGGCCAGGCTCGAGGGCGACCGGCCCGCCGAGCCCGAGGCCCGCGCCGAGCTCGACCAGGCGGCCGAGGCCACCCAGCAAACCCTTACCGACCTGCAGCGCCAGGCCACGTCGCTCCAGGCCCGGTGCCGCTGGCACGACGACGACGACCGGCTGCACGCGGCCTATCGCCAGGGCCTGACCCAGCAGCAGAATGCCGAGGCCGACTGGCAGGCGCTGGCCCAGGCGTGCGCCGACCGCGAGTGGCGCCGACAGATCGCGCCCAAGCGCCATGCGCTGGCCCGCCACGCCGCCCTGCCCGACGAGATCGCCGGTCTGGAAAAGCGCCACGCCGAGACAACGCGCGCGCTCACCGATGCCGAACGCGAGCAGGCCGAGGCCCGCGAGGCCTTGGATGCCCGCGAGCGCGCCCTGGCCGAGGCCGGTGAGGCGCGCCGCGAGGCCGAGCCCGCCCTGCGCGAGGCCCGCGAGCGGGCCACCGACCTGGCCCGCCTCGACCATCAGCTATCACAACAGGAAGAGACCCAAGCCGACCGTCGGCAACAGCGGGATCAGTTGGAGGCCGAGCACCGGCAGGCCCGGGCCGAGCATCAGCAACGCCGCCAGCAACTCGCTGACTGGCAGGCAACGTTGAGGCAACTGCTGGGAGAGCACACCGAACTCGAGACGGCGCGCCAGGCATGCCGGAGCGCCCTCGACCAGGCCGCCCAGCGCCAACTGGCCCTCGATGAGCTCGCGAGTCGCTGGCGACAGTACCAGCGTGCCATGAGCCATCACCGGCGACTGCTCAAGCAGGTCCAGCAAGAAGAGCCACGGCTGGCCCAGCTACTGGAACAGGGCCAGCAGGCCAGGCGTCGGCTCGATGACGCCAAGCTTCGGCATGATACCGTCACCGCCATCATCGACCGCAGTCGAGCGGTGCGAAGTGAGAGTGTCATCGCCCTGCGTGAGGCGCTTGCCAATGACGAGCCCTGCCCGGTCTGCGGCGGGCTCGAGCACCCCTGGCGGCATCACCCACCGGCCTCGCCGGAGGCCGATCAACTGGCGGCTCAGCAACGGGAAGAAGAACGCCAGCTCCAGGCAGCCGGCGAGGTGCTGAATCAGGCCCAACGGGAACGCGATCGGTTCTTCGGCGAATACAGTGCGCTCGACGCCTCTCTCAAGCAGGCTCGCCGGGAGGTTCAGAGCGCCGAACAGCAGCACGAGGAAGCACGTGAGTCCCTCGAGCAGCACTCGCTGCACGCCGAACTCGGTGCCATCGAGCCCGATCATCGCGACACCTGGCTGGCCGAGCAAACCGAACTCAGCAAGGCCAACCGGACGCATCATGAAGAGGCGCTGAACAGGCTCAACCAGGCCGAACGACAGATCGAACCGCTGAAGCGCGCCCTTCAGGAAGACGCCACACGGCTCGCCCGTTTCGAGACCCGCCATGAGGGTCTCGAAAAAGAGCTGCAGGCACTGGCCGAACAGCTTCCCCCGCTCCGGAGCCGGCGCGACGACCTTGCCCGAGCGCTCGCCGCCCGGCTCGGCGAGCACGCCTCGCCGGACGCCTGGCAGCAGCACCTCGACGCCCGCCAGGAGCAGGCCCGCCAGGCCCGCGACGCCGCCCAGGCACGCTGGCACGCCGCCCAGCAGGCGCAGCAGCGCCTCGTCCAGGGGGTCGAGCACGAGGCCGAGCGGCTCGAGGGGCTACGCCGGGAGTGCGACACCCTCACCCACGAGCTCGCCGACTGGCGCGCTGCGCACCCCGCGCTGACCGACGCCACCCTATCCCGGCTGCTCGCCCAGTCAGAAGAAGCGGCACGCAACGAGGAGCGCCGGATCGAGGATGCCGACCAGGCCCGCCAGCGCGCCGCCGCCACCCTCACCGAGCGCCGCGACACCCTGCTGCGCCACCGCCGCGGCCAGGGCCTGATCGAGGAGACGGAGGAAGCAAGTCGCGAAGACGACCTCGACGAGGCGCTGCTTAGCGACGCCGTGGCCGAGGCACTGCGCCGCCGCCGTGAGGCGCTGGAGGCGGCCGAAGCCGAGCTGACCCCGCGCCTGGAGGCGGCCCAGAAGGCCCGCGACGAGGCCGCCTTCGCCTTGAGCGACGACGATCGCCGCCGCGAGCGGCACAAGGCCGGCCAGGCCGAGCTGGAGGCCGCCCAGGCCGAGTTCCGCCGCTGGGGCCAGATCAACGAACTGATCGGCTCCGCCGACGGCAAGGCCTTCCGGCGCATCGCCCAGGCCTACAACCTCGAGCAACTGCTGGAACACGCCAACGCCCACCTGAGCGGCCTCAGCCGCCGCTACCGGCTGGTGCGCGGCGGCAGCCCCCTGGGACTGCTGGTGGTGGATATCGACATGGGCGATGAGCGCCGCTCGGTGCACTCGCTCTCCGGCGGCGAGACCTTCCTGGTCTCGCTGGCCCTCGCCCTGGGGCTCGCCTCCATGGCCTCCGGCGAGCTCACCATCGAATCGCTGTTCATCGACGAGGGCTTCGGCAGCCTCGACCCGCAGTCCCTGGCGCTCGCCATGGAGGCGCTCGACGGCCTGCAGGCCCTGGGCCGCCGGGTCGGCGTCATCTCCCATGTGCAGGAGATGCACGAACGCATCCCGGTGCAGATCCGGGTGGAGCCCGTCGGCAACGGCACCAGCCGGGCGAAGCTGGTGAGCCATTGA
- a CDS encoding exonuclease SbcCD subunit D C-terminal domain-containing protein, with translation MKLIHTADWHLGQSFHGQERHVEHRAFLAWLLDTLVERCADALLVAGDIFDVVNPSLAAQALLYDFIVSAHERLPGLQIVLIAGNHDSGNRIELPAPLMRRLNTHALGRVYWQDDGDLDAERLLVPLTDAEGATRAWCLALPFLRPAEVTGAGLRADLGDNKDDAAVPNDYVAGINRVHTRLIEAARARREPGQALVAMSHAHLHGAAVSEASERPIVIGGEESISAALFPDDIAYVALGHLHRAQQVGEARIRYSGSPLPLDFSEVGYPHQVVEVVLEGEALAATEALPVPRPVAMHRIGPAPLARVLAELESLEDAPALADARGRERSRERWPWLEVRVELEAPIPDLRARVEAALDGKALRLLRLERRLPRVEGEDAPARIDLESLGPRKLFERTWADRWGKPPEADVLADFDRLCQDVLDGEEATS, from the coding sequence ATGAAGCTGATCCACACCGCCGACTGGCACCTGGGCCAGAGCTTCCACGGCCAGGAGCGCCACGTCGAGCACCGCGCCTTCCTCGCCTGGCTGCTCGACACCCTGGTGGAGCGCTGCGCCGACGCCCTGCTGGTGGCCGGCGACATCTTCGACGTGGTCAACCCGTCACTCGCCGCCCAGGCGCTGCTCTATGACTTCATCGTCTCCGCCCATGAGCGGCTGCCGGGCCTTCAGATCGTGCTGATCGCCGGCAACCACGACAGCGGCAACCGCATCGAGCTGCCCGCCCCGCTGATGCGTCGGCTCAACACCCACGCCCTGGGCCGGGTCTACTGGCAAGACGACGGCGACCTCGACGCCGAGCGTCTGCTGGTGCCGCTCACCGACGCCGAGGGCGCGACCCGCGCCTGGTGCCTGGCGCTGCCCTTCCTGCGCCCCGCCGAGGTGACCGGCGCCGGCCTGCGCGCCGACCTGGGCGATAACAAGGACGACGCCGCCGTGCCCAACGACTACGTCGCCGGCATCAACCGCGTGCACACCCGGCTGATCGAGGCCGCCCGCGCCCGGCGCGAGCCCGGCCAGGCGCTGGTGGCGATGAGCCACGCCCACCTGCACGGCGCCGCCGTCTCCGAGGCCAGCGAACGGCCCATCGTGATCGGCGGCGAGGAGTCGATCTCCGCCGCCCTCTTCCCCGACGACATCGCCTACGTGGCCCTCGGCCACCTGCACCGCGCACAACAGGTCGGCGAGGCGCGCATCCGCTACAGCGGCAGCCCCCTGCCGCTGGACTTCAGCGAGGTCGGCTATCCGCATCAGGTGGTGGAGGTGGTGCTCGAGGGCGAGGCGCTGGCCGCCACCGAGGCACTTCCCGTGCCCCGCCCGGTGGCCATGCACCGCATCGGCCCCGCCCCACTGGCGCGGGTGCTGGCCGAGCTGGAATCGCTCGAGGACGCCCCCGCGCTCGCCGACGCTCGGGGGCGGGAGCGTTCAAGAGAGCGCTGGCCCTGGCTGGAGGTGCGCGTCGAACTCGAGGCCCCGATTCCCGACCTGCGCGCCCGGGTGGAGGCGGCCCTCGACGGCAAGGCGCTGCGCCTGCTGCGCCTCGAGCGGCGCCTGCCCCGGGTCGAGGGCGAGGACGCCCCCGCGCGCATCGACCTGGAGAGCCTCGGCCCGCGCAAGCTCTTCGAACGCACCTGGGCCGACCGCTGGGGTAAGCCACCCGAGGCGGACGTGCTCGCCGATTTCGACCGGCTCTGCCAGGACGTGCTCGACGGCGAGGAGGCGACGTCATGA
- the cysI gene encoding assimilatory sulfite reductase (NADPH) hemoprotein subunit, producing MTDKFPDAEIIKRQSHYLRGTIAEGLDDPASGAISDDDTKLTKFHGTYLQDDRDLRDERRRQKLEPLYMFMVRLRLPGGVLSPRQWLGLDAIADECANHTLRLTTRQTFQFHGVFKPLMRTFMQRVNALGLDTKGACGDDNRNVIANVNPHHSTLHAEIHRLSVAISERLMWRSGAYAEVWLGEKRVHHLGGDDEEEPFYRHYYLPRKFKIALAIPPENDCDVLANDIGLIAIVEDGRLAGFNVAVGGGMGLTYGNAATYPRLAEVAGFVPAAQIVDACEAIAAIQRDHGCRTDRAHARFKYTLDDHGLAWFLERFAEYHGTPMAAARDYRFTHNGDRFGWVEGENGNRHLTLMIQSGRIADVEGYPLRSALREIAELHSGEFRVTCNQNLMIANVTPEQQARIQAIIDRHGLDDGSRSTPLARHAMSCVAFPTCGLAMAESERCLPGLVEALDALMAGHGLEDTPINVRVTGCPNGCARPYLAEIGLTGKAIDKYNLYLGGDERGQRMNRLYRENIDTATILATLDPLLGRYAAERESDEGFGDFLVRAGIVDAERPPEVFHTAYSA from the coding sequence ATGACCGACAAGTTCCCCGACGCCGAGATCATCAAGCGCCAGAGCCACTATCTGCGTGGCACCATCGCCGAGGGCCTGGACGACCCGGCCAGCGGCGCCATCTCGGACGATGACACCAAGCTGACCAAGTTTCACGGCACTTACCTGCAGGACGACCGCGACCTGCGCGACGAGCGACGCCGCCAGAAGCTCGAGCCGCTGTACATGTTCATGGTGCGTCTGCGCCTGCCCGGCGGCGTGCTCAGCCCACGGCAGTGGCTGGGGCTCGACGCCATCGCCGACGAGTGCGCCAACCACACGCTGCGCCTCACCACCCGCCAGACCTTCCAGTTCCACGGCGTGTTCAAGCCGCTGATGCGCACCTTCATGCAACGGGTCAACGCCCTGGGCCTGGACACCAAGGGCGCCTGCGGCGACGACAACCGCAACGTGATCGCCAACGTCAACCCCCACCACTCGACCCTGCACGCCGAGATCCACCGCCTCTCGGTCGCGATCAGCGAGCGACTGATGTGGCGCTCCGGCGCCTATGCCGAGGTCTGGCTGGGCGAGAAGCGGGTGCACCACCTGGGCGGCGACGACGAGGAGGAGCCCTTCTATCGCCACTACTACCTGCCGCGCAAGTTCAAGATCGCCCTGGCCATTCCGCCGGAGAACGACTGCGACGTGCTGGCCAACGATATCGGCCTGATCGCCATCGTCGAGGACGGCCGGCTGGCCGGCTTCAACGTCGCCGTGGGCGGAGGCATGGGCCTGACCTACGGCAACGCCGCCACCTACCCGCGGCTGGCCGAGGTGGCCGGCTTCGTGCCCGCGGCGCAGATCGTCGACGCCTGCGAGGCCATCGCCGCCATCCAGCGCGACCATGGCTGCCGCACCGATCGCGCCCACGCCCGCTTCAAGTACACCCTGGACGACCACGGACTGGCGTGGTTTCTCGAGCGCTTCGCCGAGTACCACGGCACACCCATGGCCGCGGCACGCGACTATCGCTTCACCCACAACGGCGATCGCTTCGGCTGGGTGGAGGGCGAGAACGGCAACCGTCACCTGACGCTGATGATCCAGAGCGGTCGCATCGCCGATGTCGAGGGCTATCCCCTGCGCAGCGCGCTGCGCGAGATCGCCGAGCTGCACAGCGGCGAGTTCCGGGTCACCTGCAACCAGAACCTGATGATCGCCAACGTCACTCCCGAGCAGCAGGCCCGCATCCAGGCGATCATCGACCGCCACGGCCTCGACGACGGCAGCCGCAGCACACCACTGGCGCGCCACGCCATGTCCTGCGTGGCCTTCCCCACCTGCGGCCTGGCCATGGCCGAATCCGAGCGCTGCCTGCCCGGCCTGGTCGAGGCGCTCGACGCGCTGATGGCGGGCCACGGCCTGGAGGACACCCCGATCAACGTGCGCGTTACCGGCTGTCCCAACGGTTGCGCACGGCCCTACCTGGCCGAGATCGGCCTGACCGGCAAGGCCATCGACAAGTACAACCTCTATCTCGGCGGCGACGAACGCGGCCAGCGCATGAACCGCCTCTACCGGGAGAACATCGACACCGCCACCATCCTCGCGACCCTCGACCCGCTGCTCGGACGCTACGCCGCCGAGCGCGAGAGCGATGAAGGCTTCGGCGACTTCCTGGTGCGTGCCGGCATCGTCGACGCCGAACGCCCCCCGGAGGTCTTCCACACTGCCTACTCGGCCTAA
- a CDS encoding flavodoxin domain-containing protein, with protein MMIDPSNSPLTTEQASGLNHLLDSLEPHQFDWLAGFIAGWQASRRTGPASNSRSAAASEQRPSLTVLYGSQTGNAEHLAEALGEQASAHGIDVRVIDMAEYKPRQLKHEGFVAVITSTHGEGEPPDNALDLHEFLHGRKAPSLKHLKYGVLALGDTSYAHFCQTGREFDAVLEGLGASRLVARVDCDVDYDDAAEGWCSALLEALQGEAGAAGILTAGGGAATGAAATQRHDRRHPFPASVLENLVLNGRGSAKETRHIELSLEGSGLSYRPGDALGIYARNDPRLVAAIIEGLALDPAATVHLGEIDTTLSQALSHHREISPLTRPVVEKWAALGNDETLGALLADPAELVAWLEGRDLLDLIEAHPVPAITPDELVPLLRKLPPRLYSIASSQAAVEEEVHLTVAAVRFEAHGRRRERAAEVWRWLERGAHLYVCGDADAMAADVHAALLDVIVEAGGKSHEEATDYLRELTRQKRYQRDIY; from the coding sequence ATGATGATCGACCCCAGCAACTCTCCGCTAACCACCGAACAGGCAAGCGGCCTGAACCATCTTCTCGACTCCCTCGAGCCACACCAGTTCGACTGGCTGGCCGGCTTCATTGCCGGCTGGCAGGCATCCCGGCGCACCGGCCCTGCCAGTAATTCACGGTCCGCTGCTGCCTCCGAGCAGCGCCCCTCGCTGACGGTGCTCTACGGCTCCCAGACCGGCAACGCCGAGCACCTGGCCGAGGCCCTCGGCGAGCAGGCCAGCGCCCACGGCATCGACGTACGGGTGATCGATATGGCCGAGTACAAGCCGCGCCAGCTCAAGCACGAGGGCTTCGTGGCGGTGATCACCTCGACCCACGGCGAGGGCGAGCCGCCCGACAATGCCCTGGACCTCCACGAGTTCCTCCACGGCCGCAAGGCGCCTTCGCTCAAGCATCTCAAGTACGGTGTACTGGCACTGGGCGACACCAGCTACGCGCATTTCTGCCAGACCGGGCGGGAGTTCGACGCGGTGCTCGAGGGCCTGGGCGCCAGCCGCCTGGTGGCGCGGGTCGACTGCGACGTGGACTACGACGACGCCGCCGAGGGCTGGTGCAGCGCCCTGCTCGAGGCCCTGCAGGGCGAGGCCGGGGCCGCCGGCATCCTCACCGCCGGCGGTGGCGCCGCGACCGGCGCCGCTGCCACCCAACGCCACGATCGCCGCCACCCCTTCCCCGCCAGCGTGCTGGAAAACCTGGTGCTCAACGGCCGCGGCTCCGCCAAGGAGACCCGGCATATCGAGCTGTCCCTGGAGGGCTCGGGGCTGAGCTATCGGCCCGGCGATGCCCTGGGCATCTATGCCCGGAACGACCCCCGCCTGGTGGCCGCGATCATCGAGGGCCTGGCGCTGGACCCCGCCGCCACGGTGCATCTCGGCGAGATCGACACCACCCTGTCCCAGGCGCTCAGCCACCATCGCGAGATCAGCCCGCTGACCCGCCCGGTGGTCGAGAAGTGGGCGGCCCTGGGCAACGACGAGACCCTCGGCGCGCTGCTCGCTGACCCCGCCGAACTCGTCGCCTGGCTGGAGGGACGCGACCTGCTCGACCTGATCGAGGCACACCCGGTGCCGGCGATCACCCCGGACGAGCTGGTGCCGCTACTGCGCAAGTTGCCGCCGCGCCTCTACTCGATCGCGTCCAGCCAGGCGGCGGTGGAAGAAGAAGTACACCTCACCGTGGCCGCGGTGCGCTTCGAGGCCCACGGCCGGCGCCGCGAGCGAGCCGCCGAGGTGTGGCGCTGGCTGGAGCGCGGCGCCCACCTCTACGTGTGCGGCGACGCCGACGCCATGGCCGCAGACGTGCACGCGGCGCTGCTCGACGTGATCGTCGAGGCCGGCGGCAAGAGCCACGAGGAAGCCACCGACTACCTGCGGGAATTGACCCGCCAGAAACGCTACCAGCGGGATATCTACTGA
- a CDS encoding FAD/NAD(P)-binding oxidoreductase, giving the protein MNVESGSLHHRVVIVGGGSAGITVAAALLKRQPDLDVAIVDPAEYHYYQPAFTLVGGGTYDLARTRRPLRQVLPRGATWLQAAVAAFQPDDDAVRLEDGRLLHYDALVVAVGIKLDWGRVEGLAEALGTRGVCSNYSPDSVAYTWECLQAFRGGNAIFTQPPPPLKCAGAPQKIAYLAADHLRRQSLKAQSTLKFYSGGGALFSVPDFVPPLERVAQDHGVEVILSHDLVAVDAERQVATFATTGADGESRRVEQPFDLLHVTPHQCAPDVVRESPLADAAGWVEVDKATTQHVRYPNVFSLGDASSLPTSKTAAAVRKQAPVTVDNLLAWLAERPLLARYDGYTSCPLVTAYGKVMIAEFIYDGVVTPTLPLDPFKASRFYWVVKKHLLPSFYWNTMLKGRAPDIAHRPLKRAS; this is encoded by the coding sequence ATGAATGTGGAAAGCGGGTCATTGCACCATCGAGTGGTCATCGTCGGCGGTGGTTCCGCCGGCATCACGGTAGCGGCAGCGCTGCTGAAACGGCAGCCTGATCTCGACGTGGCTATCGTCGATCCGGCCGAGTATCACTATTATCAGCCCGCCTTCACCCTGGTGGGTGGCGGCACCTATGACCTGGCCCGCACCCGCAGGCCGCTGCGTCAGGTGCTGCCCCGGGGCGCGACCTGGCTGCAGGCGGCGGTCGCGGCCTTCCAGCCCGACGACGATGCGGTACGCCTGGAAGATGGACGGTTGCTGCACTACGACGCCCTGGTGGTGGCGGTGGGAATCAAGCTCGACTGGGGGCGAGTCGAGGGGCTCGCCGAGGCCCTGGGAACCCGGGGGGTGTGCAGCAACTACAGCCCCGATAGTGTGGCCTACACCTGGGAGTGCCTGCAGGCGTTTCGCGGCGGCAACGCCATCTTCACCCAGCCGCCGCCGCCCCTGAAGTGCGCCGGCGCGCCGCAGAAGATCGCCTATCTCGCCGCCGATCACCTGCGCCGGCAGAGTCTCAAGGCGCAGAGCACGCTGAAGTTCTACTCCGGTGGCGGAGCGTTGTTCAGCGTGCCCGACTTCGTGCCGCCCCTGGAACGGGTCGCCCAGGATCACGGCGTCGAGGTGATTCTCTCCCACGACCTGGTGGCGGTGGATGCCGAGCGCCAGGTGGCGACCTTCGCCACCACCGGCGCCGATGGCGAGTCCCGGCGGGTCGAGCAGCCCTTCGACCTGCTGCACGTCACGCCTCACCAGTGCGCGCCCGATGTGGTTCGCGAGAGTCCGCTGGCCGATGCCGCCGGCTGGGTCGAGGTCGACAAGGCCACCACCCAGCACGTGCGCTACCCGAACGTGTTCTCGCTGGGTGACGCCAGCTCGCTGCCGACCTCCAAGACCGCCGCGGCGGTGCGCAAGCAGGCGCCGGTCACGGTGGACAATCTACTGGCCTGGCTGGCGGAGCGGCCGCTGCTGGCACGCTACGACGGCTACACCTCCTGCCCGTTGGTAACCGCCTACGGCAAGGTGATGATCGCCGAGTTCATCTACGACGGGGTGGTGACGCCGACCCTGCCGCTCGACCCCTTCAAGGCGTCGCGCTTCTACTGGGTGGTCAAGAAGCATCTGCTGCCGAGCTTCTACTGGAACACGATGCTCAAGGGCAGGGCGCCGGATATCGCGCACAGGCCGTTGAAGAGGGCCTCCTGA
- the nfi gene encoding deoxyribonuclease V (cleaves DNA at apurinic or apyrimidinic sites) has product MSPSPLHEWDLAPREAIALQKRLAGRVEREDRLGEVRRIAGVDIGFEDGGATTRAAVVVLAWPPEPAGSLAVVEQAVHREPTRMPYIPGLLSFREVPAALGAFATLTTRPQLVMVDGQGIAHPRRLGVASHLGLWLDLPTIGVAKTRLCGRHAEPGPWRGDWVPLADSGAEGEEEVIGAVLRSRAKVKPIFVSSGHRVSLPTALDWVIRCLGRTKLPEPTRLADRLASRRDQKQNSTTR; this is encoded by the coding sequence GTGTCGCCCTCACCCCTTCATGAGTGGGATCTCGCCCCGCGGGAGGCCATCGCCCTACAGAAGCGCCTGGCCGGTCGGGTCGAGCGCGAGGATCGCCTGGGCGAGGTGCGGCGCATCGCGGGGGTGGACATCGGCTTCGAGGATGGCGGCGCGACCACCCGGGCCGCGGTGGTGGTGCTGGCCTGGCCGCCCGAGCCCGCTGGCTCGCTCGCGGTGGTGGAGCAGGCGGTGCACCGCGAACCGACGCGGATGCCCTACATTCCGGGGCTGCTGTCGTTTCGCGAGGTGCCGGCGGCGCTCGGCGCCTTCGCAACGCTCACCACCCGGCCGCAGCTCGTCATGGTCGACGGCCAGGGCATCGCCCACCCGCGGCGCCTGGGGGTCGCCTCGCATCTCGGGCTGTGGCTCGACCTGCCCACCATCGGCGTGGCCAAGACGCGGCTTTGCGGCCGTCACGCCGAGCCCGGCCCCTGGCGGGGCGACTGGGTGCCGCTTGCCGACAGCGGGGCCGAGGGCGAGGAGGAGGTGATCGGCGCGGTGCTGCGCTCGCGCGCCAAGGTAAAGCCGATCTTCGTCTCGTCGGGGCATCGGGTGTCGCTGCCCACGGCACTCGACTGGGTGATCCGCTGTCTCGGGCGCACCAAGCTGCCGGAGCCGACGCGGCTGGCCGATCGGCTCGCCTCGCGGCGCGACCAGAAGCAGAATTCGACGACTCGTTAG
- a CDS encoding DUF1415 domain-containing protein, with the protein MSSSIADPLAATRAWVETFVVARNVCPFAGREVARGSVRYRGLPACDWESALLALVEECRHLDATPEVETTLLVLTEGLDDFDDYLDFLALAETLLAQQGYEGTYQLASFHPDYCFADAAPEDPANFTNRSPFPMLHLLREAGLERALEHHPDPEGIPARNVEAMRELGHEVLAAALAKLRGGS; encoded by the coding sequence ATGAGCTCCTCGATCGCCGACCCGCTTGCCGCCACCCGTGCCTGGGTCGAAACCTTCGTGGTGGCGCGCAATGTCTGCCCCTTCGCCGGCCGCGAGGTGGCGCGCGGCTCGGTGCGCTATCGCGGGCTGCCCGCCTGTGACTGGGAGTCGGCCCTGCTGGCGCTGGTCGAGGAGTGTCGCCACCTCGACGCCACCCCCGAGGTGGAAACCACCCTGCTGGTGCTGACCGAGGGGCTGGACGACTTCGACGACTACCTGGACTTCCTGGCCCTGGCCGAGACGCTGCTGGCGCAGCAGGGCTATGAAGGCACCTATCAGCTGGCGAGTTTCCACCCCGACTACTGCTTCGCGGATGCCGCGCCGGAGGATCCTGCCAACTTCACCAACCGCTCGCCCTTCCCGATGCTGCACCTGCTACGCGAAGCGGGGCTGGAGCGGGCCCTCGAGCATCACCCCGACCCCGAGGGCATCCCGGCGCGCAACGTCGAGGCGATGCGCGAGCTCGGCCATGAGGTGCTTGCCGCGGCGCTGGCCAAGCTGCGTGGCGGCTCTTGA